GCCTTCTAAAATACCAGATTATTTGTAATGGTAAATAACTAATGTTTATTGTGTTAATTCTATAATCTGATGACGTAATAACTGaaccaacagcaacaataataaaataatattaaaaactttatttatatagcacttttcaaaaacaagtttacaaagtgcttcctgaacatacaaacagaaaaattaCATCCACAAAGACATAAGAAATCTAGGTAAAAGCCATATTATACAAATGAGTGTTTGAACAAGATATAAAGAGGACAACGAGGTAGCTTGTCTGATTCCCATTGGAAGGTTATTCCATAGTCATGGAGCCcttacagaaaaaaatactctaACCGCCTTCAGTTTCAACGCCTTCCCCTGGGAATCAAGAGATGAGATCTGCAGATCTGAGATCACGAGCAGGTATCTACGGGATTAGAAGGTCAGTGATATGAGAGGGGGgccaaaaaaaatgtatttaaaaactAGCCATAATTGTTGAAATCAATTCTGAGCGCGACAGTTGGCCAGTGCAATAAGGAAATACAATTTTTACTCCTATGAAATCACACATATCCCATTCCAGGCTCATTATCCATCATCACTCTCTGTTTCATTTTTCCAGGCAGAGGGGAAGAAGCTTGGCCTGGTTGGATGGGTCCAAAACACAGGCTCAGGAACAGTTCAGGGGCAGCTACAAGGGCCACGCAGCAAGGTGAAAGAAATGCAAGAGTGGTTGAAATCCCCGGGAGCCCCAAGTCCCGCATTAGCAAGGCGGAGTTCAGAACGAGAAGACAGTTGACAGCCTAGAACACTCATCTTTTAGCAATAGTAAATAAAACAACCCATGGATTGTGACTGTAGTATTAACCTTAAAGCagatgtgttatttatttagtctttttacTGGCTGGAATGCAACTCATATTAGTTAGTTgaaaatatgtgtgtatgtacagtctTCTAAACATCTACAATGTAATAAATGGAAAAAGCATTTCAGCAGATTTCACATTGTTTGGATCTTTATTGAGTGAGAGCGACGAGGGGATATTGTGGAGGACAGCACAGAAAACGTGGTTGTCTGGGACAGAGAAAAGAGCATTTAGAGGAACACGAGTGATTAGCTGTCTGAGGTGACCACATCAtttaaacacagcagagactgtaaatatgtttgcaAACACAGTCCAGCAAATATCCTGCTGAGTAAGACATCTGCCGTCTTTACCAGCCTTCATAAAAAACTGACTGAAGGAGTGTGAGTGGAGCCTGAAGTATGAGTAGTACGCTCACTAGGAAGCTGCTGCCCTCCTTTGGCAAGGACTGATCTCTGTTGGGGATTTTGGAGAAATGCTGACAAAGATGTAGAACCCATGGgtcttcagtttgtgttgatcaATAGTAATTGGAATTTGTTCATTGAATTTGCTTTAGCTTCATATTCCTGTGTTATACTGACTCAGTGTCACTGTCTTGTCCGACTGAGTCATCTTTAATGTCATTACTAACACCTGTTCCACCAGGACTCTTCCTGCCGTGCCCAAATCAAACTGTTGCTCGATGATGTTAAGGACCAAAAACAATAGATTTAATGGGCACATTTAATAGTGATGAAAGGCGATATACTGACTTTTTATTTGTAGGAAAGAAAGAGTTGCTattacagagaaaatacaaattgaGTGAAGTTTGGATGGAAAAACAACATCCAGGAATTAGGTGAGATTTTTACTTTACTGAACAAATACGAAGATAATGCACTGATAGTTAATAACGTAGTAAACTGTCCCGTTTATAAACACATGAGATGACAGTTTTCAGACAGTAGGTGGCAGTATACAAATcaatatgcaaaaaaaagaagatgcgGTAGGCCCTCCTCAACAGAAGATGGGCGCTGTTAGCCTTGACTGTTAGCTGCGCTCCTCTCTTCGTGTTTTCACGTTGACTGTAAACAACAGCCGAGGTCGCTGTCACTCTCTGGTTTTAGCTTTAACTTTGtggtttttggttttatttatgttttttataaataagtCACGGTTTTAAAAACGTTGGAGCTGAAGGAGGCGCTAACGTTGAGCTAACGGCTAATGTACCTGGACTTTAGCGCTAACTGACTGTTGACGAGTCGTCTCACTACTTTGCGTCGTGTCGGTTTAGGTGAGAGGCTCAACACCCAGAGATGACCGGGTCTAATGGACGCTGTGATTAGGTGTTTGCCCGGAGAGGTTCAGGAGGCGCTTCGCTCCGGAGTCTCCATCCCCTCCCTCCAGCAGTGCGTGGAGGAGCTCGTCCTGAACAGCATCGATGCCGGGGCCACCTGTGTGGGGGTCCGGGTGGACATGGAGTCCCTCAAAGTGCAGGTCCTCGACAACGGCGCCGGCATGAGCGCCGAGGACATGAGCGTGTGGGAAACCGATACCACACGAAGTAAATGCATCTCCCTGGAAGACCTGGATGACCTCAGGTGCTACGGGTTCAGAGGAGAAGCCCTGGCGAGTATATTTTTCCTTATCCACACTTGTCGAGATCACGTCCCGCACCAGATCGTCGGTGAAAACACACGTGAAGGTGTTCAAGAAGGGcgaaggtctgtgtgtgttcgagGCCGATGCTGCTCGACCCTCTGCGGGCACCACCGTCGTCGTCAGTAACTTCTTCCACAGCATGCCGGTCCGGAGGAAGAGGGTGGACGCTGtgctggagggagagaggatcaGACACCGGGTGGAGGCCATTTCTCTGATGCATCCCTCGGTGTCCGTCACCCTGAGGAACGACTGCACCGGGGCCATGGTGGTGCAGCTCAGCAAAGCCAGGGACACTCACCACAGGTTTGCGCAGATACACGGCATTGAGCGAGCACAGAAACTGGGAGCAATCCGCCACACGCACGGGCAGTTCGAAGTGGCCGGTTACGTCGGCAAGGAGGGCCACTACAACAACAGCTCGCAGTTCCTGTACGTGAATGGCAGACTGCTGCTGAAGACACGCATACACAAGTTGTTGAACTTTCTCCTGCGCAGACTGAGCGCGAATCAGAGAAACGGCAGTCCGGATGGGCAGTCCGCCATCAGGAGTCCCAAGCATAAACGGAGCCAAGAGCTGCATGGAGTttacatcatcaacatcaagTGCTCGTACTCCGAGTACGACATTTGTCTTGAGCCTGCTAAGACGCTGATCGAGATGAAAGATTGGGATGGCATTTTGCTCTGCATGGAAGAGGCAGTGAAGGCTTTTCTGAGCAGGGAGAACTTGGTTGCTGTGCTTTCTCAGGATGACTTTGACTCTTTATCGCCTGCACAGTTTGGTACGGACAATACATCCAGAGAGGGTAACGGTGCTTCCACACTAGATCACGGTATTGGAATGAAGCTGGCATCCGAATCTGTGCATCGTGCGCGCAAAGAGGACGGTGTTTGCCAGGGGTCTGGTCTGCTTGAGTGCAGCGACTACAAGGCTGAGAAGATGCCTGCAAATGATTTGGAAACGACACAACGTGAAGGATGTGTACACAAAGATTGTAGAGATGAGCCACGGTGTGATTTGACTCAACCGGAACTTGCATCTGATAATAACATcactgaagaagaggagaaaccgTTCAGTAACGCTCAGATTTTATGTGTTTCAACTTCACCAGAGAGTGAAAACCCCCaatttacaaaaagaagaagaaaagagcaaCAATTAAATGATACTTCCTCAAGCGGCAATGTGATTTTACCAGAGAACATCACTCAACATATTCAGCCGGATCTAAACAGCACTGAGCAGTTACCGGACTGTCAGGGTGCAGGAGGACACAGACCTTCTTTAAGTAGTAACAGAAAAATCAGCCTGTCTGATCCATTCATTCATCGAAATCTGCAGGATCAGCACCTGTCCCAAATCAACAAGTCAGTATTTCCGCAGCAAAATTCAGcacagaaagcagaggagacatCATCTACATCCAAGTGCAAGATTTCACTGGTTACAGGCCATGACCGATGCTCTCGAAGACAATGCAACGACTTTGCTCCCGTCGTTCCCTCAAAGATCCCCAGAATTGGATCTTGTCAAAGGTTGTCTTTATGGAATGAGTCTGGATCTCTCGATAAGTTTAGAAGAATATTTGGTATATCTAAAGAATCTAAATTATCCTCTCTGGAGACTCGTATTGAAAACAATTCAAAGCTCCCTCAGATAAACAGACCAACTTTGAACCTGCagaatttgttggtttgtcagcaaaATCAGCAAGATGATGGTgatgcagagacacagagaaaagagacacagagcagTTTCCAAAGCTTACCAACCCTCTCAGGTTTCACTAAGCTGAAACCACACTCAGCTCAGAATACAGGCAAAAAATCGTTGGCGGCTAAACTCTGCCATTTGAAACAACACGAGCCAGTGGGTTCTAAAGTGTCAGTGGACATCTCTGGGACTACCTCACAGACCTGTGTCAGTGGTGGTAATGACATCCAAGACAGCAATAACAACGAGAATCCCTGTGACACTTCACTGAATCCTGAACCA
The sequence above is drawn from the Hippoglossus hippoglossus isolate fHipHip1 chromosome 22, fHipHip1.pri, whole genome shotgun sequence genome and encodes:
- the LOC117756616 gene encoding LOW QUALITY PROTEIN: acylphosphatase-1-like (The sequence of the model RefSeq protein was modified relative to this genomic sequence to represent the inferred CDS: inserted 2 bases in 1 codon), which codes for MSNEDLVSVDYEVFGRVQGVFFRKYTQAEGKKLGLVGWVQNTGSGTVQGQLQGPRSKVKEMQEWLKSPGAPSPALARRSXQNEKTVDSLEHSSFSNSK
- the mlh3 gene encoding LOW QUALITY PROTEIN: DNA mismatch repair protein Mlh3 (The sequence of the model RefSeq protein was modified relative to this genomic sequence to represent the inferred CDS: inserted 1 base in 1 codon; deleted 2 bases in 2 codons), with amino-acid sequence MDAVIRCLPGEVQEALRSGVSIPSLQQCVEELVLNSIDAGATCVGVRVDMESLKVQVLDNGAGMSAEDMXRVGNRYHTSKCISLEDLDDLRCYGFRGEALASIFSLSTLVEITSRTRSSVKTHVKVFKKGEGLCVFEADAARPSAGTTVVVSNFFHSMPVRRKRVDAVLEGERIRHRVEAISLMHPSVSVTLRNDCTGAMVVQLSKARDTHHRFAQIHGIERAQKLGAIRHTHGQFEVAGYVGKEGHYNNSSQFLYVNGRLLLKTRIHKLLNFLLRRLSANQRNGSPDGQSAIRSPKHKRSQELHGVYIINIKCSYSEYDICLEPAKTLIEMKDWDGILLCMEEAVKAFLSRENLVAVLSQDDFDSLSPAQFGTDNTSREGNGASTLDHGIGMKLASESVHRARKEDGVCQGSGLLECSDYKAEKMPANDLETTQREGCVHKDCRDEPRCDLTQPELASDNNITEEEEKPFSNAQILCVSTSPESENPQFTKRRRKEQQLNDTSSSGNVILPENITQHIQPDLNSTEQLPDCQGAGGHRPSLSSNRKISLSDPFIHRNLQDQHLSQINKSVFPQQNSAQKAEETSSTSKCKISLVTGHDRCSRRQCNDFAPVVPSKIPRIGSCQRLSLWNESGSLDKFRRIFGISKESKLSSLETRIENNSKLPQINRPTLNLQNLLVCQQNQQDDGDAETQRKETQSSFQSLPTLSGFTKLKPHSAQNTGKKSLAAKLCHLKQHEPVGSKVSVDISGTTSQTCVSGGNDIQDSNNNENPCDTSLNPEPDSACKAIPQEEDITSGDWLHHYDASVGKTVYVNRVTGLSKYEDPEEETQVRCTSDITNMAVSVISETGMEYRCYPFQVDLVLPFLSKSRTERVISSGLDGRDDAGENSLSSLYSKWSNPVFVQPPTVGVDISSGQADGLAVKIHNILFPYRFSKAMIQSMKVIQQVDKKFLACLINTREEEPAAQTETKENLLVLVDQHAAHERIRLENLVADSYEDDPNAPGERRLRSSNILPPLEINVTEGELRLLRSCQAHFQNLGLEVTFSEAADTQVFVGKVPLCFVERESNELKRGRPSVIKPIVEEYLREQIELLRSAGRVRGTLPLTVLKVLASIACHGAIKFNHSLSSVECHCLVSSLSTCKLPFQCAHGRPSMIPLVDILHLDKDQKELKKPNLQKLRRMHKAWELYGNR